Genomic DNA from Methanosarcina sp. MTP4:
CTCAGGAGCCCCACTTAACGAAGTACTCCTCCTCCTGGTCAGGAATGTGGAAAAGATCAGGAGCGGTTCAACATGTTCAGTCATGCTCCCCGACCGGGAGAAAAAACACCTGTTTTACTGCGTTGCCCCAGGGCTTCCTGAATTTTACAGGCAGAAGACCGACAGGCTTGAGATCGGTTTTGGCATGACTTCTGTAGGGACCGCAGCCTACCTGGGAAAAAGGATAACTTCGGACAATTTGATAGAAAACCCATACTGGACCGAGTACAGGGAGGTGGCAGCCAGAGCCGGGCTGAAAGCCTGCTGGTCCGAACCCATCATATCCTCTTCGGGGGAATTGCTCGGTGTCTTTTCCATGTACTACGGCGAAGTCCGAAAACCCGAAGAAGAGGACCTCGACTTTATGAAGACAAGCGCCCAGCTTGCAGCCATTGCGGTTGAGCAGAAACTGGCAGAAGAAACCCTGCGGGAATCCGAAAACAAGTTCAGGACCATATTCAATAATATCAACGACCAGCTCTACATCCGGGAGCCTGAAGGCAAAAGCTATCTGGACGTCAACCAGGCAGTTGTGAACAGGCTCGGATACAGTAAGGAAGAAATCCTGAAAATGGAAGCCGAAGAGATAATTCCTTCCGAGTACTGGGACTCCGTCAGGGAGAACCTGAAAAAGATCCAGAGCGAAGGGTCCCGGATTTACGAAGCAGGCGCTATCTGTAAGGACGGGACAGTTGTCCCCCTTGAAGTAAGTGCCAGGATTATTGATTACGATGGCAAGAAAACGATCCTCTCGGTTGCCAGGGACATCACAGAGCGCAAAAAAGCAGAAGCTGCACAGGTTCTGAACGCAGCCAGGCTCGAAGCCCTGGTAAAGCTTAACCAGATGACCGGTGCGTCCCTGAAAGAAATCACGGACTTTGCCCGGGAAGAAGCAGTCAGGCTCACGGGAAGCAAACTCGGGTACCTGGCATTCATGGATGCCTACGAAACAGCCCTCATAATGCACTCCTGGTCAAAGAGTGCAATGAAGGAGTGCAGCATTGAAGACAAACGTTTCATCTACCCGATTAAGACCACCGGGCTCTGGGGAGAAGCCATAAGGCAGCGAAAACCCATCATTACCAATGACTATACAGCACCCAGTTCCCTGAAGAAAGGATACCCGAAAGACCACGTACACCTGACCCGGCACCTGAACGTGCCCGTGTTTGACGGGGACAGGATAGTTGCCGTTGCGGGAGTTGGAAACAAGGACGAAAACTATGACGAATCGGACGTCCGCCAGCTAACACTGCTTATGCAGGGCATGTGGCAGCTCATCCAGAGAAAGCAACTCGAAGACGCCCTGGAAACCTACTCCGAAGACCTCTCGAAAGCCAGTGATGAACTTCGGTCTTTGAACAGGATAAAAGCGGAGTTCATGACTGAAAGCCTGCCCCCTGTGAGGCTCGACTACGGGGAACTAATTGATTTTGAAACCTGGGAAGCTATAGAGGACCAGCAGCAAAAGGCAATCGATTCGGTCATCAACAATTCGGACAGATTGAGGCATATGGTAGACTCCCTCCTCTATCTCAGCCAGGAACAGGCAGGAAAGATCGAATATTCCTTCGGGGAAGTCGAGATTAAAAAGGTCCTCTCAGATGCCTACCTCAACCTCATCCTCCTGATAGATGAAAAAGAACTGGAGATTGAAAAGGACCTGCCTGCAAGCCTGCCGCCGATCAGTGGAGACAAACAAAAACTTACCGAGCTCTTCACCACCCTGATCAGCAATGCAATCAAGTTTACACCCCACGGCGAAACCCTTGAAGTGAAAGCCGAAGAGGAAAAACAAAGCATCCATATCACGGTCAAGGACAGCGGGACCGGCATTCAGAAAAGACTTATCCCACACCTATTCAACAGGATTTACCAGGTTGAAGACTCCCTGAGCCGCAGGTATCAGGGACTTGAATTCGGGCTATATATCTGCAAGAACATTATCAGTGCCCATAACGGGGAAATCTGGGTGGAAAGTGAGGAAGGTTCGGGAACCACCATGCATGTGAGACTTCCGAAAAGAAAACCTGAACCGGAAAAAGAGGCATAACGAGAGCTATCAGTCTGCCTGAATCAATCTGTCTGAATCAGTCCGCTTGAGCGAGCAAAGCGAACGAAACGCACCGCGCACTGTTGCGATTTCATCGCAACTAAAAGAAAAATCAAAGATTTTTCTGATGCCGAGCCGCAACTCGGCTGGTGCAGCTAGGCTGGCGAAGCTAGGCAAGTGTGGTGGAGACAAAAAATTTGAAATTGAGCATAGTCGGAATTAAAAAATGTTGTAATGAAGTGGCTGGAGATTTAAGATGAAAATTGAACTATTGGGCACTCTTTTCCTCTCAGACAAGAGGAAAGATCTTCTTCTGCTGTTGATGGAGGAACCCCGGAATATTGATGAGATCAAAGATATTCTCAATGTAACCTCAAGCGCGATCATGACCCAGATCAAGATCCTCATCAGCCAGGGCCTGATCACACATGAAGACGACCTTTACAAGCTATCTGACATCGGGAAAGTGGTTGTTAAAAAAATGATACCACTCCTTAAAACCCTGGGTGTGTTCTCGGAGAACAAGGACTACTGGGAAAACCACAATATCAGCGCGATTCCACCCCATCTCCTGGACAAGATCGAGGATCTCGGGCACTGCGAATTCGTGGAACCCGACCTGGACAGGATGTATGAAACCCCAAAAAAGATAGAAGAAAAACTGGTCATCTCAGCTCATGTAATGGAAATCTCCTCCTATTTCAACCCGGCTTATCCGTCAACCTATGTGGAACTGATAAAAAAAGGCACAGATGTTTCCCTGATAATCACAAAACCCGTCTTTGAAAGATTGAAAAAGGAATACAATACAGCCCTGCAAGAATACCTGAGTCGGGAAAATGCAAAAATCTTCGTTTGCGACTGTCCTATAAGAGTTGCGTCAAGTGTGGTTACAGACCGCTTCATGGCACTCTCCCTATTTTACAAAAACGGGATTTACCATAACCATGCCATCATGAGTCTGGAGGAAAACGCCCTGAAGTGGGGAGAAGACCTCTTCCTGCATTACATGAAAAACTCAAAGGAAATAACGGAAAAGGAATTGATTGAAACAGAATTAACTGAGAAGGATTAACTAAAAAGTAATTGGCTGAAAAGGACAAACTGTAAACCTGAGTTCTCAAGATTCCATTTCAGTCCGAAAAAGGAAAACTTGCCCGCAGAATGCCGGGGGATACATGTGCTCTTACAGTGAACAGAATTACTCAGTTCCCCTGATTGAGCCCCGATCCCTCAAGCTCATATTGAGTTTACAAATCCTGCCCTTTCTCACTTAAAAAACAAACGACTATTTTTAATTCAACAAGATACGGTTTCCTCATTTCCCGATATTATTTTCCAGAATAATCTGAGTCCAGAATTGCTGATCCTTGAACGATCTGTTTTATGTATGAGATGTTTTATGAATGAGATGTTTTATGGATGAGATGTTTTATGGATGAGATGTTTTATGGATGAGATGTTTTATGGATGAGATGTTTTATGGATGAGATGTTTTATGGATGAGATGTTTTATGGATGAGATGTTTCCGGAATAACTGATCCTTGAACGAGCTATTTCCCGAATTACTGATTATTGAATAATCTGTTTCTCAGGGCATCTACTTCCAGAACCAAGGACTTTTCTACCAGGTAGGATACCCGCGTGATTCGGGAAACATATCAAATGAACACAAAATCAGAATGCATTGGCCCTTTTATCCGAGGCAAATCAGACACACTGATAAGATCAAAGGCTTTGATCAAATTAAAGTCCCCGATCAAATAGGTTAACGCCGTTAAATCGGATGAAACTACAGAATCATGAGAGTTAACAAAATCAGGGAAATTCACAAAATTGGCCATCAAGAGAGATGTTAACTACGTTAATCAAATTTCTGCGTTTATGTTATATGTATAAAAGTCAATTTATGCTTTGAAGTTAACAGCATGAAGGGATGCACCCGAAAAGTGAATCCCGATTCGAGCTACTCACTGTTAACAAGGGAATAACCGCAAAAAATGTAGGAAGCGTTTTTATGGCAGCAGACATCTTGAACCAATTAGCGGAAGCTGTCGTCGAAGGAGAAGAAGACGACGCAGAAGAACTCGCACAGAAAGCCCTCGAAATGGGCGTTGACCCCTATGAAGCAGTCATCAACGGCCTAGCAAAAGGAATGACCATTGTCAGTGACCAGTATGAGAAAGGAGAAGCCTTTGTACCCCACCTCCTGCTCGCATCCGGAGCAATGTATGCAGGCATGGACATCCTCGTCCCACACATGGTCAAAGACGGGGACTCCAAGCAGGCTGTAGGTATCATAGGAACCATCGAGGGAGACGTGCATGACATTGGTAAGAACCTTGTTAAGACCATGCTCAGTGCAAACGGGTTTGAAATGAT
This window encodes:
- a CDS encoding GAF domain-containing protein translates to MRYIDDRSLIKRDKKGEITHYQGIVLDITERKLAEEHIKGQNKVLEKLASGAPLNEVLLLLVRNVEKIRSGSTCSVMLPDREKKHLFYCVAPGLPEFYRQKTDRLEIGFGMTSVGTAAYLGKRITSDNLIENPYWTEYREVAARAGLKACWSEPIISSSGELLGVFSMYYGEVRKPEEEDLDFMKTSAQLAAIAVEQKLAEETLRESENKFRTIFNNINDQLYIREPEGKSYLDVNQAVVNRLGYSKEEILKMEAEEIIPSEYWDSVRENLKKIQSEGSRIYEAGAICKDGTVVPLEVSARIIDYDGKKTILSVARDITERKKAEAAQVLNAARLEALVKLNQMTGASLKEITDFAREEAVRLTGSKLGYLAFMDAYETALIMHSWSKSAMKECSIEDKRFIYPIKTTGLWGEAIRQRKPIITNDYTAPSSLKKGYPKDHVHLTRHLNVPVFDGDRIVAVAGVGNKDENYDESDVRQLTLLMQGMWQLIQRKQLEDALETYSEDLSKASDELRSLNRIKAEFMTESLPPVRLDYGELIDFETWEAIEDQQQKAIDSVINNSDRLRHMVDSLLYLSQEQAGKIEYSFGEVEIKKVLSDAYLNLILLIDEKELEIEKDLPASLPPISGDKQKLTELFTTLISNAIKFTPHGETLEVKAEEEKQSIHITVKDSGTGIQKRLIPHLFNRIYQVEDSLSRRYQGLEFGLYICKNIISAHNGEIWVESEEGSGTTMHVRLPKRKPEPEKEA
- a CDS encoding winged helix-turn-helix domain-containing protein, yielding MKIELLGTLFLSDKRKDLLLLLMEEPRNIDEIKDILNVTSSAIMTQIKILISQGLITHEDDLYKLSDIGKVVVKKMIPLLKTLGVFSENKDYWENHNISAIPPHLLDKIEDLGHCEFVEPDLDRMYETPKKIEEKLVISAHVMEISSYFNPAYPSTYVELIKKGTDVSLIITKPVFERLKKEYNTALQEYLSRENAKIFVCDCPIRVASSVVTDRFMALSLFYKNGIYHNHAIMSLEENALKWGEDLFLHYMKNSKEITEKELIETELTEKD